Part of the Ictalurus punctatus breed USDA103 chromosome 9, Coco_2.0, whole genome shotgun sequence genome is shown below.
tcAGCTCACGTTAAAATTGGCTGGTCTGCCatcaaaggtgccatgttttaagttatttaacacatctagatttaaatatcatgaaatgaaagctgaaactGTGATCTATCGTCTCGTATTCGTCTTatgatttcaaacccaaatgtcttcagtgtatagcaaaaacaatagactTGGCCTTGCTGTTGGAATACTGTCAGAGGGGACAGTATATTCTGATTTAAAATACTATGGAATTAAATACAATTATTTATGACTGTaaaggatggggggggggggggggactgtaCAAACTTTTAATCAGCTGCTCCACATCCGAGTTTGAAGTTGTTAGAATACTGTGATGCTGTCTTAGAAAAGGCTTATTGCGACAGTTTATCATGATCCCAATGACAAACGGGCCAACGCggcatttttaaagcagtaAAACTAAAATGTTGACGTTGGTGAGAAACAGTATCACGACATGGCCTGCTTGCATTTCTCAGTGGTAAAACTCTTGATTGCATAGTTACTATTAAATTCAAGTAAGGTCAAATCAAAGTGCTTGGGCAGTCTTCCTCGTTAGTGGGATTATTGTAATTATActtattttgtttctgtttttgtgtctgtATAAGAACATGGGCTGTTTTATTTCAACTGCAGGCAGACAAGCGGGCACACCACAACGCACTGGAGCGCAAACGCAGGGACCACATCAAAGACAGCTTTCACAGTTTACGTGACTCTGTGCCTTCTTTACAAGGAGAGAAGGTTGGAGGACatttctcattctgtcttttgtttgtgttctatattaggtgtagtatttaatttcttatacaaattaaaattagcatttaaagtgtttttaccaCTGCTTAGCACTgattgtagttgtgtgtgtgtggggtggtctgggaaaatgtggctgaattctggcaaacaggttttatatatatatatatatatatatatatatatatatatatatatatatatatatatatatatatatatatatatatatatgtgcctATAATATTTGAAATCTCAACTTTAATGAaccgtaaatatatttcagcaACATGCCACGgaaatgtttgtttactttttaatcttGTCTAAGTCCGTCTGCATTAACTTTCCTGGCTAATATCCTCGTGCAGTGAATGTcatgctttgatcaagttgttaaGTGCTGTAGTGAAATTACAATAAGCCTAATtttagtagagatgcaccgatgctAAATACCGATACGATGACCGATTATTCAgcgtgatatcggccgataaccgatagttctgccttttataacttcttttaaatgaataataattaattccacaattctgtaagaaatgcaaaaaaacctttattctttccatttcaacaagttgtttctcagtaactggtctcataaacagaaaacacattacccTAATTAACagtaacacatgaactcaattctgaagattaaaataagatttcttaacttattgaatgttattaattcatattaacattgactgaattctaaaaaacctcctgttagtctcacattcactcaccactaacacaagcatttctacttcatcactgacatcaaactggtaatatataatataaacttttttatatattaacattaactggatatgaaatgtactactctacaaatatatttttctgtgatgtgatatatatatataaaatgtgtatatatactttttttgtcaactcataaTCATTGAAGTGTTTCAgcggtgtactggcgctttaattcagctcgagcagcgcagcaacaacaacaaaaaatttgaCTCGATggcgaaactcccgcttcactgctgcagagtccggtgtaaaattttagcagtacaGACATTACGAACTGCAACTtcgtcgtcattccacacaagagacgtCTGCTTTACTCACAGCACAAAAtagacaggatataatcggccctgatcatcggatgtttttaaactatagcGTGAAAaaagcctttatcggccgataccaatTCTTGGCCGATACATCGTTGTATCTCTActaattttcttctttttcactttttcggGTAACCTGACTTTAAAATGCTGTAACCTACTTCTGGTTGAGATGcatgcaaaagagaaagaggaaaatttcagaattttatatatagaaGAAAATGACACCAGTTTTCCAGGCCAcaccacactttttttttcaatgcaaAAACATTTGTACTATCATTTGAAGTCGGttgttttattgatttaaaatatatatattggatgAATGATTTAATCGCGTACTGTTCTCTGTTCTCCAGTAAATTaagccattttatatataatatatatatatatatatatatatatatatatatatatatatatatatatatatatatatatatatatatatataattttctccACATAATTTAATAACTGCTTCATTGGAATATTTGGCTGTTCTTTTCAAAAGCTGTTTGATGCAAATGAACAGTAACCAGCTTTCTAACCTTGAGAAATCATAGGATTATATTATTGACATCTTGATAAATGTATGTTTGATCGAACCCCCTGTCATGATTCAGATGTGTGACAGAACTTTGTCAAACAGGCTTCCCGAGCTCAGATTTTAGACAAAGCCACAGAGTATATCCAGTACATGCGCCGCAAGAACCACACGCACCAACAGGACATTGATGATCTGAAGAAACAGAACGCTTTGCTGGAGCAGCAGGGTaattgtgagatttttttttttttttttaaaaagcgtaGTAGAGCCGCAGTATTTCACATGTTTTTACATCAGGGCTTGAAATGAATAACTCCTGCAAGATACATTTACTAAGAGGCAGATACCTCTTAATATACACCTATTGAGCTGCTCGTCAACAAATGTCAGTTTCATATCATCAAGGGTTTAACTGTAGCGTTTATGTTTTCAACCCCTTGCTGTGGCGGTACTGGAGACACCTGAAGTTACAGCAACttctcaaactgctgctcatgctctAGAACAGGGCAGCTGAATGGACGCCGAGGACTGCGCTGACTGCCTTCTTTCTGCATGCAcgagctcacagatgctcacgattggctagtgtcaatCTGACTGACAGGGGAGAACGCAACACTGCACCTTTCCCCCAGAGAGTCGATGGCTGAGTAAGACACTGAAAGGATTCAAGCGTTTAATTTTCCAACTCTCAAATTAGTGCTTTTCTCTTGCACTCGAGCTTCAGAGCCAAAACATCCAGTTCTATGCAGGCACATTCACCCATCTGTGCAACATGGACGCATGTATTGTTGCCAGCAGAACTGGCATATTTATCGTTATTAACTATAGAATTGTTCCTAATAATGTTATGGCGGTCATATCCTTAGCAGTAGTAGGAATAATTGAAATGAAGTTAAAAAGTTTTGTCTATTCAGTTGAATTTAAAATCCTT
Proteins encoded:
- the LOC108269635 gene encoding protein max isoform X3 encodes the protein MSDNDDIEVDSDADKRAHHNALERKRRDHIKDSFHSLRDSVPSLQGEKNFVKQASRAQILDKATEYIQYMRRKNHTHQQDIDDLKKQNALLEQQVRALEKAKGNTQLQASYSSDSSLYTNPKGSAVSAFDGGSDSSSESEPEEPPTRKKLRAEPS
- the LOC108269635 gene encoding protein max isoform X1, coding for MSDNDDIEVDSDEESSRFHPVADKRAHHNALERKRRDHIKDSFHSLRDSVPSLQGEKNFVKQASRAQILDKATEYIQYMRRKNHTHQQDIDDLKKQNALLEQQVRALEKAKGNTQLQASYSSDSSLYTNPKGSAVSAFDGGSDSSSESEPEEPPTRKKLRAEPS
- the LOC108269635 gene encoding protein max isoform X4; its protein translation is MSDNDDIEVDSDADKRAHHNALERKRRDHIKDSFHSLRDSVPSLQGEKASRAQILDKATEYIQYMRRKNHTHQQDIDDLKKQNALLEQQVRALEKAKGNTQLQASYSSDSSLYTNPKGSAVSAFDGGSDSSSESEPEEPPTRKKLRAEPS